From Arachis hypogaea cultivar Tifrunner chromosome 3, arahy.Tifrunner.gnm2.J5K5, whole genome shotgun sequence:
TCTGCATACCAAGATCAGCAGCCACAGCAGTCGTGATTAAGGAGTATGGACCATTAACAAAGAATCCCGACGTAAACATTAATGCAATGTTTGCCAGGATAGAGAGGCTGCCAAAAGCACGATACAAAATAAGAGCTGGAATTGATAGGAACAAGAACAGTATTGATGTAATCGCACGTGCTTCAATTACATCAGAAATGAACCCTGCTGTAATTCCGCCAAGGACTCCTCCAATGTCAAATATCGTTGACAGTAAACCGGAAGTCTTGTGTGATATATGCATACCGGCAACAGCTGCAACGATCACCAAATGAACAAAAGCAAAAGAATATTACCATTAAAAACAATGGTAAATCAGCATGAATTAACATAAACACTAGCAACATATGTTATGATATTTGCCTTTTTCATAGTTGGATAACACTTGATTCTCATTACccttaaaaaacaaaataaaaagcacTAATTTCCATATGACAACTTATCAAAACAGTGCCACTTGAACAAAACGAAGACAAAGATAATATAGCAAAAATGAATAAAGAACAATTTTTGAACACCCCCGACTTAAAAACAACAGCATTAAATCCTGGAGAGAAACATTTAATCCATGTATTAGAAAGATATTGCAACTAGTAATATAAACTGGCTGATATATTAACACAATACGTAAGACTCAAAATGGCAAACAAGTTCTATTAGAGAATATTATTGCATGTATCAGCAATTACCAGTGTGCCTTATGTAGAAGGGCAACCAATACAGAAAAGTGTAAGCGACAAGCTTTGAGAAAAAGAGGCAAAAAGCAAAAGATGCTACTCCTGGTATCTTCCATGCCTCCAGAAACccaattgcagaagaagaatcagaagaaGCTGCATCTTCAGACTGAATTAGCATAGCTTCCTCTGATTCTGTTCCCTGTGGATTCTTGACCGCACTCGTTTCTTGCGCACTCATTTCAACCTCAATTCCAGGATGCACGAATCCCATATCCTCTGGACTCACGACAAGAAACACATACACCAAAATCCCAACAAAAATGATCAGAAGTCCGGGCACCACAAATGACCAaccccatccaaattccaaaactcCAGATGCTACAAATGAACCAACTATGTTCCCCACTGATGTATGTGAACTCCACACCCCCATTATGAACCCCCTCTTGGATTCACCAAGCCAATTCCCCACAACTGCCACCACACAGGGCCACCCAATGGACTGAAACACTCCACAAAAAATCTGAACAACAACAAAGTATCCGAACACATGAACATCAAACCAGTACCCCAACCCAAAAAGCACAGTAAAGATCCCACTCCCCATCATCCCAACCACAAGAAACAGCCTCAAATCGATACGATCACCAACATGACCGGCAAAATACATGCCTACGGAGTAGGAACTAAGGAATGCCAGATCAACCTCACCAAGCCGGTGAGTTCCATGGGCGTCATTGAAAGGGGGCCAGCCTGCATCAGTGGGACTCAAATTGGGAGCTTGAGTTGAATTCAAAGGAACTGTGGGACCAAGAACACTCTTAACAATGCTTGATGGCTTCCTAGAGGCATGGAAGGAAGCATATGCAAGAAACGTGATGACAAGAACACAGGTTTGGTGGAACAGTAGGGTTTTGTTAGGGGGTTTCAACCCTGGGAAAAGTGTCAAAACCGGCGGAAGGCTCAAACTATTGAATTCCATTGACATTGAGTCATTGGGATTTAAATTTACAAGCAAGaatctaattatctaatccaCCAATAACTgcaccaagaacaattccttttGTCACTAAGATGAGATTCTATAATTTGAGGAATTTAAAAAAATGGATCTAAGATTTTGAGATTGGATTGGAACTGCGTACCGAATGACTGAAGAACCATGCGATAACCGAAGTGAAGAGTGAAGATCGTGTGGTTTCAGAACGGAATCGTGGGATTTGTCCTGTCTTGATGATTTTTTGGAAGAGAGCAACGGCTTTTATCAGCGGTCAGCAAAGTGCAATGAAAATGGCAGTTACATGAAAGCAAAGAAGGCTTCTGCAGAATATAATGAGGCAGGCGACTGGAAGAAGAGTCAAAATACGTTTGCTTCAGACATCGGTTACTGGATTTGTGTCCTGATCCTGCCGCAGAGTGGAGCTAGACAAATTATTCAGGGGCCATGTTTAatgatttattaaaaatattttatatttttatttttaatgataaaattaaaaaaaataaatatataattttatttaaatatatatacgaagatatatatatatatatatatatatatatatatatatataaatatataaatatataattttttctttgtaagaaaataaaataatcttataagtaaataaaaatacatatcaTGAATAAAGTTAGACAATaatgtataaaatttattatttataattttgtatcaaaaaaaggttattcaagattttttttatttttaaaattatctattattAAATTTATGTCAAAAGTAGTTACTAATTCTTTTTTTATGAAGGTGAATAAATTATTTGTAAAAAATTTATCTGTCATTTTACTTTGGAATCTTGTCttcataatttttattgttgaaaAAATTCTGATGTTGTTTTAGATACTAATATTAGTATAGTCAAAACAAGACGTATTAATCTATCAACTATgtcataacttttttattttttttctaacttgTTGCACAACTCAAAAAATGTACTAACGCTTTTCAAATGATTTGGTATATCATGTAGATAATGTTGCAACtgagatttcaaaatatttagtTTATTAGAAAGAAAGTGAAGAGGATAAAATTTTTCTGCTAACTTGCTAATTTCTTcgatgttaaataatttaaaattgtctTAAGGATCCAAAACACAACTTAAAGTCAAAAGCTGAATTATTTGCTCATTAAATATGTTATTCAACTCTTGTATTGAGAGTTAATTGTTGCCAACAATACATCTATTAGATAATGattcttgtaacaccctaacttttagcacctcatgatcgtactaaaagtctaAGCGTCACgtacctctaaacctttttattctatactatttttatttaatattgagccttcgcgaataTGAACcgatactttaattaaaaaaagatgatTCTTTATTTTAAACCACTTAACTacaaaggtatatatatatatatatatatatatatatatatatatatatatatatactattttcAAGATTCTCACAATAAATCTTatccctctaaaaactaaaataatatatgacGAGGGGAagataaattctaacaactcaacttgtgaacataatcttctatgctcctgtagctcCACAGTAAATCTTCGctcctgtagctgaaagggggtgGAAATAAGGATtaagaactggagagttcttaATAGGGTCGGGGTGTATAGTTATATTCATTTTATATAAACTTGGTAAGCAACAACAGTCAACAAAGTACAAGccaattcaacaattatagaatacaaaaTTCAAACAATCATTTAGCACATCCACAATAACAGAaaacacactcacaaacaaatatgcgcaaacaaatatgatgcatgtctatccctagtgcagATGATGATGTCATCTGTCAGTTTCAACCCACTCCCGGACataactcagcaacctttgtctgagtttggtttccagtgccataacctctgtaagcaacctctgtcttacaagtgcgactctcttgagccgacatatgcaaacataacctctgtaagcaacctctgtcttacaggtgtgaCCATCCCCTAAAGTGGGCGATGTATCTCTGGAAGAAAATTTCGGTGGACTCACTACCATATCTCTGCTTGTTTTCTGTAGGTACACAATCATCTCAACTCGTCCTCAATGCCAAACAATACTTCTATTAATCTCCTTTtcgtttcattctttctttcgtttcttttattcctgctctctgctctcctgtggcagaggttctttagattcttttaatcttttcttttttttttcttttttttccttgttttatTACCAAAAATCATCTTGACACTCTTTCGTCATCTCTCCCTAGATGTTTTATGAAGAGTAAATCATAAAATTCTCAACTTAGGTTCGCCTTTTTACAGCTTTTAAGTAGGTTACTGATTAACTCTTCTATTTTGTTATAGTACAAATTACTAatgtataatatttcaaaaatactATGATGATaatcttaataaattaataatcataataataattttctttattactCAAAACTTATAACTTAAGCTTTTATAAATTATTCTAAATCTTTGagctttcaaaaatatttatatttttactccaatatattttataatttattaaaatactcttacatatagtataattaacaaaataacctTACATCATTTTTAAAATACCCATTTTATCCTTGAACTTCTTAATTATTACTCAAAATACCCCGAAACATATATAATTACAAAACTAActtcaatttttattaaattactatttcagtctcaattataaattttatttctctgATAATAACTTTACCAAAGGACTAACCTCTATTTCCAAAATTCTTCAAGTTTTCAGCTTGAGTTTTAAGTCCGTTTTTAAACTTTATTATTATCGATCTTCACCGCTTTTCATTTAATCTCTCGGTCATCAAACCTCATCAATTTTAGTCAATAATCCTTGTTCATAACAgccccaaaatcatcaaaataactCCAACTGGGATGTCTTCATGGCCCAACCACAATTCACaagcaacaataataattcaacaaATTTCAACATAAAACTCAACCAAACTcaacaataatcaatcaaaccaacatttacttataaaattcatatttaattattataaaattaccaaacaATACCTCCAAACgaaatgaaaataacaaaatcTCTGAAGAAACTTTCTGACCGAGCgattgaagaagaaaacgtcagaaatcgtctgtgcctcctagaactccaagtGGATGAACTCAAGGGGAAGGAGAGCTATGTCACCATCAACTTCTATCGAAAAAAAGTAACGTCAacatgaagaggaagaagatacgAAGACTTTTatcagattagattttttattggagttacggatctcaAGAAATTAAGCTCGGAAGCTTTCAGGTTCCATGGAAACTCATGTTCTCTCTCTGTTGTCTTCTTTCTTTTGGTGATGAAAAATGGAAAATAAGGGCTGGTGGTGATGATTATATAGTGAAATAGTGGGCTACGTGTCATTAAGGGGGTTGGGTGTCATAGTTTCAAGCTGTTGAGTCAGcgattcaaattataaatatcttaaacggatAATTATAAAAGCTGGAGATATTAAAATACAAGTactaatatatatgagttactaatataaatgacatcaGCAACATAACAATAAAAGATATACAGTGAAGCATTAGCAAAGCTACGTTCACCGAGAAGTATCGATATTTACTTATATCGGTGAATATCgaactcgataataatattattaactaaactttatttttaaattaaaaatttcaattatttaaattaaaatatatatatatatatatacgtatatatatatatataattttaattatttataaattaataaaattatagttttaattatgtaaaatattttatcataacaaaaatatatataagaatatgaatttgattggattcaaacagttataaaattaattcaattacttataacaaaataatttctaaaaataagaaattccAATTTATAAACTaagttataacttatttatatttatattttcaaaaatatgggtCGTCATAATTCTCAATTGTCACACATGGTTGAGAAGATCGATCTCTTCCAAAAATTATGCCTAGGCATCTTTAGTAGTTTCTAGGTttctttttcattagttttcttaGATTTTAATCAAAATTCTTATGTTTTCTAGTGGAGTTTTAAAACTAATCAAGTATTTGgagttgttttagtatttttgtGTTTTCAGAAGTTTTGTtctcaaattaataaaaaattacagtatttttaacaaaaaaacacaaatacaATCCAAGAAAAGCCCAACTAGGACCTAAAACATCAAGACTGGGCACCCAAAATATTACAACGAGAGCCCAACATCCCTTGTCCCCCTAGAGGCAAAAATGGGTGAACGCCCAAACTAAAGAAGTAGCGTCCGACACTCAAAGCTCCAAACTCCCAAGATGCAATACTTGCCAAGTCCCAATTTCAATATGCACTCTTGGGATTCGTTAGCATTTAACTCCttctagaaagataagatttggttgttaggatttatttatatatttgatttgaattattgttaagatttgatttgaatttaagtAGGTAGTTATCTTATCATTCTTAAAGATAAGACTagagttgatttttgaatttgaattttagatagaacttaggatataaataagtgaacaagtTTCACAAGAGAGAGACATCCAAGACATCTAGTAAGCCACATACGTgcatctctcttttctctttagttttttcattatcatgagtaactaaacctctattattgaaggttaggagctctgtttgatTTATGAATTTACAATGTGAgtgtttttttattctaattcatGCTTTTCTGCTTTTCAAGAttgagtttcgttcttcatcacTAATGGTTAGAAGTATTAGAAAATATTCTAATTCTACCTTGAATTCTATTATAACtttgaaataattattttcagaAATACCTTGAAACTCATCTCATCATCTTTAATTATTTAGAACTAGTCTTTCAATACGTGATATATAATTCAGCTAGGAATAGTTTTTGAATATTGTGTGGCCTAAAATCGAAACTATTTTTCATCTCTTCTCTTAATTCATTGACCAAGGATTTGGAAATTGATTAAgtcaagagaaattaaattaccaaggaattggaatttgattataaataatttgcTGTGAAAAGATttttgcaagaattaaagtaagAAAACACAAGCACTATTCTTCCTAAGAATcaaacatctccgaagcctttAACATTCTCATTCATTAATTACTTCTACAATCCTCTTGACTATTAGTTTTACAATCTACAATCATCTTGACTATTAATTTTTTCTCTTAtctgttctttcttttctttaaaatCCACAATCCTCTTGCCAAGGTTTGATTGATCTAATTAGAGATTAAATTAGACGTTGCTTGCCACAATCTGTTAATCCTTGTGGGAACGATATTCACTCATcgtggtattacttgaatgaTTTAGTGCACTTGCTAATATCCAAACACATTAATTTTTGGCTCATCAAAAAATATACTATGCACTCATATTAGGGActtcaatttcatgtttttcacAGAAATCTTTTAACATTTGCAAGAAAGTTGTACCATCCAGCATTTCTTAATTGTTGAAGAAGTAATTTTGGTGTAGAAACAATATGTATTGCATTAAGCATATATTGAGATTGTTGTTGCAGTGCTTGGTAAGATCATTAGTGATTCCCATAATCTCCTTCATCAagtaaaaagtgaaaaataaattcatatggaaataatatttcactaataCCATAAGTCTCACCTCTTTGTGCATAAGTTGTTCCTTCTTCAATGATATTATTGAGAACAATGTCGGTAGCAGTGAATATTTTTACCTAGCtacaaatagaattaaagtgagagTTTCATCGAGTTTCCCTAACTCCTTGTAAAGTGCTTACTTGATTTGCACATTTGCCTAGTTTCAATTCATTTCGAGCAACCTACTTTGCATTTTCAAGTGCTTGAACTTCTTGTAATTGATCATGTCTTTTAGAAGAAGCACTAACATTCTAACAATAATGACAATAGAGTTTAATTGAGTAAAAAATTCATGAATCTAAAGTACCTCTCTTGAAGTTGACACCACTACTAATTGTAACCTATGAGCAAAATAATGTACATAATATGCTTGTGGAGAATTTTTAagaaacaaagcttgcaaaataTTCTACTCACCCCGCATCTTGCTAGCACCATCAAACCTTTAACCCCTAATATTTTCAACTTGGAGATTATAATGAGAAATGATAGAAATTAATTCTTTCTTTAAAGTTATTGCACTAGAATCAATGACATGCACAAGATCAAAGAATCTCTAACAACACTTGTAACGGCCCAACTTCCAGCACGTCAAGATCGTACAAAAAGTAAGGTGTTACTGATCTAtctttctttattatttatttaatattaagccTTTATATCGATACTGCATtccaatttttaagaaaattcgaaaaattttgtttttatttattaaagtcatatatcaaagatctccaagtaataataatcacataaatattaataataaatattatacacaaaaaacaaataaaacttagATACAacacctatccctctgtataaaataaaatcttaagcaACAAGGGTGAGGAAACTCTTTGAAAGCCACTTAACTCAAAAATAATTCCCACTATTCGTCCACGCCTTCATACTGAGTCTTCAAacttgtgtcactgaaagggtagaaaagtttggggtgagaacaaatcactcgttctcagtagggaatgggaatgtcATAAAAGTGATGAATAAAATACAAATACTTACTCAAGAAAACTATTTTATCAAacctttgaaaatacttttagttttacttagataattaattactttctttaaacTTCTAAGCTCAAAATAGATCTCAATCACAAAATTAGTCATTTTAACCATCTCTCAGCCACATAATTAATTCTCAATTACAACATCAGTTCTTAGTCACCTCAATCCATCCACaaattaataacacaagtaaGACACCCTAATCAACGCACAAACAAGTCAAAATGAGACAAATAGCACAAtcacaaagaaataaaataagcaaacacaatcaaactcaaatgtgcaaacaatatgatgcatgtctatcctaaGCATCCcttgagctcacgtgtcggtttacaccctgaagcctgacattacctaggaactagtcctagatatagTTTTCCAATTGTATTAATCCATGTATATGTGTCGATGTGGTTTAAATACCACCAGTCTGTGACAACAGGCAATCATCGCAAAGCTTGATGCCATAATATACGTACAATGGAAAACAGTGATCTTCAGTCCATAAGTAGCACCCTAATATCCAAAtctttatgctcgagtcataagtcattGATAATAAGCTGGTAAAACTCAAGGTGGAGTTGTAATATATAAATGTATATGTAATTAGAAGGAATTATTAAAATTAGAAGCctaaaaaggaataaaagaaaattgcAAGCGAAAAATACACACATAATGGACACATGACATATTTCGTGAAACATCatgaaataaaactcaaaggtaGAGTAGAGAAATGACAGAATATAGataaacaaatatataatagCCGCTAGTCACGacctgcgaagtttaggccggctagtgtTATAGAATTTAAAAACAGTTGATGATAATCCTAACTCTCATAAATACATcaaagcctctataggcaaagtttcaaatgaaatatatatatacatacacatcaataagtttttcaaaatcaaagggagaaaaatctaaaCGAAATACAAGACAGAACTCAAAGTAAGCTTTGCCATCTTCCAAACAAACTCCAACTTACTGCAGAGCAACaggacctgcatctaaaaaatagtggatatatatacggaatgagaacccccgactcATGGATTCCCAATATGGTAAAAGttccaaataaatacaatataaGGTAACATAAAATGCAACCAAGCAATCTTAAACTCCATATTTCAACATTTCTATTTCCTAGATTCACATTAATCCATAATCAGGCAACTACCTTAAGAGATTTTAATCTAATCCTCTCATCTCATTTATCTCCACAATTATCCACAACCTTCCGACCTTCAAATGGAACATCCCTTAGtgtcaaccgacaccagcatgaggaaCCTCTCAGATATACATACACAAGCAAAgcaaacaagtaatacacaagtagaATCAAGTAAAGCAGTTAGCATATAGTCATTTAGTGTATAAACAATTAAGTAAATTATGACAAGTATCAAACCCAAACAAGTCAAACAaatacaaatgatgcatgcctaccctatggccgatgagtctcatctatcgaTTATACAACCAAGCCCGACATATTtggagcaagtggaatcactccactgcatctacccagacaGGTATATCTagcaagtggaatcactccactgcCTTAAAATAACATCCAGAAACAAGTAGAATCATTCTACCACAGTAAGTGAAATCACTCTATTACAATTCAATCATATCTGAGACCAAGTAGAATCACTTTACTACAACAAGTGGAATCACTCCATTGCAATTCAATCACATTCGAGAGCAAGTAGAATCATTCTACTGTGGCAAGTGGAATCACTCTACTGCAATTCAATCATATCTAGgagcaagtagaatcactctactgcggcaagtggaatcactccactACGGCACgtggaatcactccactgcaCATCCTCGGCAGGTATATCTTAAACTCAGAATCACTTTCACTATTGACTTCCTTATCAATTCCATTCTACTCtactcataaacaaaatcattatcCTTATCTCTCaatatcaaaataattctcaTTATTTCTCAATCATAATAAATTGTCATTGTCTCTCAATATCATAATCCCCTTCAATGTATCTCATTCATAATAAATCATCGTTACCAGTCATCATCGCAATCATTCGCTTTATATCTTAATCATAATCATACTTCTCATACCTCAATCATAAACAAGAGTCATCACATCACATTATCATAATCCATACTCCTCTTATTTACTGTTGCAACTCATTTAGTCTCATTCCTAGCTCCTCTACACTTTAATTCATTGGGTCTAGACACATATTGGATTttacagaagtttacaagcttgttgggaagccCAACCAGTTAAAAACAGAATTTTAGTGTGAAAACACgacctgtgcatacgcataaTTACCATGCGTACGCACGCACCAGAGCGAATTCCCAATGTGTGCGTACACACCatagtatgcgtacgcacaacttgtaAAATCCCAAGGTATGCGTCTGCACACCCATCGTGTGTACGTAAGAGCACTTCCAATCATCTATTCCGTGCATACCCACCATATGGTTTCAAAACTTACTCTACGAAAATCTAATTTTCTTCATCTTTATACCATTTTTACACTCTCACAACTGTCTTCAATTTGAAACAAAGAGCACTCAATTCCAAACTCCACGGAACAAGTGTGGCTCACCAAAGTTGGTTACAATTTTGTTTTTACCAAATTCATCAAAGTCCTCTAGTTTCAAAATGCTCAATCTAACTTAACTCTAACCATACCAAATTTAATCCTAAATACTCTTCCACATTTCCAATTACTCACTCATTGATGCATGTGCATCATGTtgcattttctatgcttttccatacaagaaattaatgttTAATGCTTAATTTTAGAAGTGTTTTGGTGCTTATGTTGTATATtgctttgatcttttaatttgataaattttgtaggaaataaatgaaaaagaagcaaaaagcataaaaaagctcaaaaaaagaaaagagaagatttTGGCATACTTTGGAGCTTGGACAtgctttggaaccttaggccacgtttttaaagcgtggcccatgaataAGGAAGCATGCAGTGTTTGAAATGCCAAGTTAATAAAGAATTTTCTCCATCAAACACCTTCGATACATAAGGCAAGGCCACTCATGAGGGGGCATTTCCAACGCCCTTAAATAGCGCCTAAAATGCCAAGTAGTTCACCTCCAGGGGCACCAAACTTGGTGCCTCAGTGTTGCTTCATTCCTTGGCATTTCCAACTTCAAAGGTGGCATTTGAAATGTCACAAGTTCACCCTCCAGGGACACCAAACTTGGTCCCCCAATACCACCTTGTATTTGGCATGCGCAACGTGGGTTAAGGGCGTCTAAAACGCCACTTACTTAACCTATAAAGGGGCATCAACTTGGTGCCCCAACCTAGCTCATTCTTAGCATTGGTAGCATGGGCTAAGGGCGTTGAAAACGCCATTTATTTGACCTCTAAAGGGGCACCAACTTGGTGCCCCAATCTTAACCTCTATACATGGCAACCTGACCTCTCCATACTCCAACatgaataacttgagctaaaaaGCTCAAAATAAGGTGATTCTAATGGCATTAAAAAGTAGACTTCAAgagatttccaaccatatataatactttatagtgaACACTGGATATAAGGTTGCAATTCACTTCGAAAAACACAAGGTGAGTAGAGCACTGACATTTAAAATGCCCTTAACTGGCGTCTAAAATTCCCAATCCCTCTTCTTCAGAGCCAGCCAAAGTTTAAGCACCTAACGTGGCAATTCCAACACCAATAGTGCCACCTAAAATGCCAAGTGAGCAAAGCATGTCCCTGCAGAGGCGCCAGTTGACCTCTTCACCTTTTAAGGAAAATAACTTgtgctacagagatccaaatggcGCACTTTTAGCGGCATTAGAAGATAGACAAGGAGCAATAAAGTGACGTCCAAATACTAAAATGCCAAACCGGCGTGTGAAACGCCCATTAAGGGCGTCTAAAATTCCCAAGGAGCCATTTggcatttcaaatttcaactaaGGGCGGAAGAAATGCCCAGCTTCAAGTTTCAAATGCTAAGTGACCTATGAAGTATCAATTTAGTCCAATTCTTGCACTCAAAGTCCACTCCAATTTCATGCAAGCAAgaccacaattgtcaaccaatcaaggccacaagaatcctctagaattagttaattttcatttgattgtaatttattttgaattttatttgaatttgtaattttagTTAGCTTATAAATAGGGCCTTAGTTTCATCATTTGGGGGATCCAGGGAGGGGTCTTTGGATTC
This genomic window contains:
- the LOC112790663 gene encoding putative glycerol-3-phosphate transporter 5 yields the protein MSMEFNSLSLPPVLTLFPGLKPPNKTLLFHQTCVLVITFLAYASFHASRKPSSIVKSVLGPTVPLNSTQAPNLSPTDAGWPPFNDAHGTHRLGEVDLAFLSSYSVGMYFAGHVGDRIDLRLFLVVGMMGSGIFTVLFGLGYWFDVHVFGYFVVVQIFCGVFQSIGWPCVVAVVGNWLGESKRGFIMGVWSSHTSVGNIVGSFVASGVLEFGWGWSFVVPGLLIIFVGILVYVFLVVSPEDMGFVHPGIEVEMSAQETSAVKNPQGTESEEAMLIQSEDAASSDSSSAIGFLEAWKIPGVASFAFCLFFSKLVAYTFLYWLPFYIRHTAVAGMHISHKTSGLLSTIFDIGGVLGGITAGFISDVIEARAITSILFLFLSIPALILYRAFGSLSILANIALMFTSGFFVNGPYSLITTAVAADLGMQSSNGGNSRAVATVTAIIDGTGSVGAALGPLLAGYISTRGWNSVFLMLILSILFAGLFLIRVSRTEISAKLPEK